In a single window of the Leclercia sp. AS011 genome:
- a CDS encoding MipA/OmpV family protein, which produces MKFKKNLLIAAALFTATSAMADDFSVGAGAVFNESPYKGYNENVSAVPLISYEGEHFYVRQTTGGWILWKDGKNELSLTASWMPLHFDPDDNDDHAMKQLDERKASAMLGGAYYRHESWGSLKFALAADAMDESGGVVGEMSYFHPIRMERLTLTPSVGVFYYDDSFNDYYYGVSEKESRRSGLQQYSADESVTPYVGVAAKYQLTQNLYLNASAVYTVLPDEVKNSPMIDRDDSFALMTGLSWKF; this is translated from the coding sequence ATGAAGTTTAAAAAGAATTTACTTATCGCGGCCGCGTTATTTACGGCGACTTCCGCAATGGCCGATGACTTTTCAGTTGGCGCTGGCGCAGTTTTTAATGAATCACCCTATAAAGGCTATAACGAAAACGTCTCCGCGGTCCCGTTAATAAGCTACGAAGGCGAGCACTTCTACGTGCGTCAGACCACCGGTGGCTGGATCCTGTGGAAAGATGGCAAAAACGAACTCAGCCTCACCGCCTCCTGGATGCCGCTGCATTTCGACCCGGATGATAATGACGACCACGCCATGAAGCAGCTGGATGAGCGTAAAGCCTCCGCGATGCTGGGCGGAGCATATTATCGCCACGAAAGCTGGGGGAGCCTGAAGTTTGCCCTGGCAGCCGACGCGATGGATGAGAGCGGCGGGGTCGTGGGCGAGATGTCGTACTTCCATCCGATCCGCATGGAACGCCTGACCCTTACCCCGTCAGTGGGGGTGTTCTACTACGACGACAGCTTCAACGATTACTACTACGGCGTCTCGGAGAAAGAGTCCCGCCGCAGCGGTTTGCAGCAGTATAGCGCTGACGAAAGCGTCACCCCGTACGTGGGCGTGGCGGCGAAATATCAACTGACGCAGAACCTGTATCTCAACGCCAGCGCGGTCTACACCGTGCTGCCTGACGAGGTGAAAAACAGCCCGATGATCGACCGGGACGACAGCTTCGCGCTGATGACCGGCCTCTCCTGGAAGTTCTAG
- the avtA gene encoding valine--pyruvate transaminase has product MTFSLFGDKFTRHSGITRLMEDLNDGLRTPGTIMLGGGNPAQIPEMNAYFQTLLADMLENGKATDALCNYDGPQGKTELLAALAEMLRDTLGWEIEPQNIALTNGSQSAFFYLFNLFAGRRADGTTKKVLFPLTPEYIGYADSGLEDDLFVSARPNIELLPEGQFKYHVDFEHLHIGEETGMICVSRPTNPTGNVITDEELMKLDALANQHGIPLVIDNAYGVPFPGIIFSEARPLWNPNIVLCMSLSKLGLPGSRCGIIIANEKIITAITNMNGIISLSPGGIGPAMMCEMIKRNDLLRLSNEVIKPFYYQRVQETIATIRRYLPENRCLIHKPEGAIFLWLWFKDLPITTELLYQRLKKRGVLMVPGDYFFPGLDKPWPHTHQCMRMNYVPDPEKIEAGVKILAEEVELAWRENGQ; this is encoded by the coding sequence ATGACTTTTTCACTTTTCGGCGACAAATTCACCCGCCATTCAGGCATTACCCGCCTGATGGAGGATCTCAACGACGGGCTGCGCACACCGGGCACCATCATGCTCGGCGGGGGTAACCCGGCACAAATTCCTGAGATGAACGCCTATTTTCAGACGCTCCTCGCGGACATGCTGGAAAATGGCAAAGCTACTGATGCGCTGTGCAATTATGACGGCCCGCAGGGGAAAACCGAGCTGCTCGCAGCTCTGGCAGAGATGCTGCGCGACACCCTCGGCTGGGAGATCGAACCACAGAATATTGCACTGACTAACGGCAGTCAGAGCGCGTTTTTCTACTTATTTAACCTCTTCGCGGGCCGACGTGCCGACGGCACCACCAAAAAGGTGCTCTTCCCGCTGACGCCAGAGTACATCGGTTACGCCGATTCCGGCCTTGAGGACGACCTTTTCGTCTCCGCACGCCCGAACATCGAGCTGCTGCCGGAAGGCCAGTTCAAGTATCACGTCGATTTTGAACACCTGCATATTGGCGAAGAGACCGGAATGATCTGCGTCTCGCGGCCCACCAACCCGACCGGGAACGTGATCACCGACGAAGAGCTGATGAAGCTGGATGCGCTGGCAAACCAGCACGGCATTCCGCTGGTGATTGATAACGCCTATGGCGTGCCCTTCCCGGGCATCATTTTCAGCGAAGCCCGTCCGCTGTGGAACCCGAACATTGTCCTGTGCATGAGCCTTTCCAAGCTCGGCCTGCCGGGCAGCCGCTGCGGGATCATCATCGCCAATGAGAAAATCATCACCGCCATTACCAATATGAACGGCATTATCAGCCTGTCTCCGGGCGGGATTGGCCCGGCGATGATGTGCGAGATGATTAAACGCAACGATCTGCTGCGCCTGTCGAATGAGGTGATTAAACCCTTCTACTATCAGCGCGTACAAGAGACGATCGCCACGATTCGCCGCTACTTACCGGAAAATCGCTGCCTGATCCATAAGCCGGAAGGGGCGATTTTCCTCTGGCTGTGGTTTAAGGATCTGCCGATCACCACCGAGCTGCTGTATCAGCGTCTTAAAAAGCGCGGGGTATTGATGGTGCCGGGGGATTACTTCTTCCCGGGGCTGGATAAACCCTGGCCGCACACCCACCAGTGCATGCGCATGAACTACGTGCCGGACCCGGAAAAAATCGAAGCCGGGGTGAAAATCCTGGCCGAAGAGGTTGAGCTTGCGTGGCGGGAAAACGGCCAGTAA
- the aldB gene encoding aldehyde dehydrogenase AldB, with the protein MTNNPPSARILPGEYGFPLKLKARYDNFIGGDWVPPADGDYYQNLTPVTGQPLCEIASSGKRDIDLALDAAHKIKDKWAHTSVQDRAAILFKIADRMEQNLELLATAETWDNGKPIRETLAADVPLAIDHFRYFASCIRAQEGGISEVDKDTVAYHFHEPLGVVGQIIPWNFPLLMAAWKMAPALAAGNCVILKPARLTPLSILLLMEVVGDLLPPGVVNVVNGAGGEIGEYLATSRRIAKVAFTGSTEVGQQIMQYATQNIIPVTLELGGKSPNIFFADVMDEEDAFFDKALEGFALFAFNQGEVCTCPSRALVQESIYERFMERAIRRVESIRSGNPLDSVTQMGAQVSHGQLETILNYIDIGKKEGAELLTGGRRKQLDGELKEGYYLEPTILSGKNNMRVFQEEIFGPVLAVTTFKTMEEALELANDSQYGLGAGVWSRNGNLAYQMGRGIQAGRVWTNCYHAYPAHAAFGGYKQSGIGRETHKMMLEHYQQTKCLLVSYSDKPLGLF; encoded by the coding sequence ATGACGAATAACCCTCCCTCAGCACGTATCCTGCCCGGCGAATATGGTTTCCCCCTCAAACTGAAAGCCCGTTATGACAACTTTATCGGCGGCGACTGGGTTCCCCCGGCCGACGGCGATTACTACCAGAACCTGACCCCGGTCACCGGCCAGCCGCTGTGCGAGATCGCCAGCTCCGGGAAGCGCGATATCGATCTGGCACTGGATGCCGCCCACAAGATCAAAGACAAATGGGCGCATACCTCGGTGCAGGATCGCGCCGCTATCCTGTTTAAAATTGCCGATCGCATGGAGCAGAACCTGGAGCTGCTGGCCACGGCAGAGACCTGGGACAACGGCAAACCGATCCGCGAAACCCTGGCCGCCGACGTGCCGCTGGCGATTGACCACTTCCGCTATTTCGCCTCCTGTATTCGCGCCCAGGAGGGCGGCATCAGCGAGGTGGATAAAGACACCGTCGCCTATCACTTCCATGAGCCGCTGGGCGTGGTCGGGCAGATCATCCCGTGGAACTTCCCGCTGCTGATGGCCGCCTGGAAAATGGCGCCCGCGCTGGCGGCCGGGAACTGCGTGATACTAAAACCGGCGCGCTTAACGCCGCTGTCGATCCTGCTGCTGATGGAAGTGGTGGGCGACCTGCTCCCGCCGGGGGTGGTCAACGTGGTCAACGGTGCCGGGGGCGAAATCGGTGAATATCTGGCGACCTCCAGACGCATCGCCAAGGTCGCTTTTACCGGCTCCACCGAAGTGGGCCAGCAGATCATGCAGTACGCCACCCAGAACATCATTCCGGTGACGCTGGAGCTGGGCGGCAAATCCCCGAATATCTTCTTTGCCGACGTGATGGACGAAGAGGATGCCTTCTTCGATAAGGCCCTGGAAGGGTTTGCCCTCTTTGCCTTCAACCAGGGCGAAGTCTGCACCTGCCCAAGCCGGGCGCTGGTGCAGGAGTCGATCTACGAGCGCTTTATGGAGCGCGCCATCCGTCGCGTGGAGTCCATCCGCAGCGGCAACCCGCTGGACAGCGTTACCCAGATGGGGGCCCAGGTATCGCACGGGCAGCTGGAGACCATCCTCAACTATATCGATATCGGCAAAAAAGAGGGGGCGGAGCTCTTAACCGGCGGACGGCGCAAGCAGCTGGACGGCGAGCTGAAAGAGGGGTACTACCTCGAGCCGACCATTCTGTCCGGCAAGAACAACATGCGCGTCTTCCAGGAGGAGATCTTTGGCCCGGTGCTGGCGGTGACCACCTTCAAAACCATGGAGGAGGCGCTGGAGCTGGCTAACGATTCGCAGTATGGCCTGGGGGCGGGAGTCTGGAGCCGCAACGGCAATCTGGCCTATCAGATGGGGCGCGGGATCCAGGCCGGACGCGTGTGGACCAACTGCTATCACGCCTATCCGGCCCATGCTGCGTTTGGCGGCTACAAGCAGTCGGGCATTGGCCGTGAAACTCACAAAATGATGCTGGAACATTACCAGCAGACGAAATGCCTGCTGGTCAGCTACTCCGATAAACCGTTGGGCCTGTTCTGA
- a CDS encoding MFS transporter, giving the protein MTSTPITQTEIARQAVNDRLSVREKIGYGLGDAGGTVITCLIMNFLTFFYTDVFGLTPALVGTLFIALRIFDAISDPVMGIIADRTQSRWGRFRPWQLWVALPIGVIGVLTFTVPDAGMGVKIAWAFGTYLLLSVGYTAINVPYCALINTMTTRHSEVLSCQSWRFVLCGVAGFLVSVGLPWLVSALGQGDTARGYQLGVGVLCAIAVVMFLCCFFWVRERVPLAMMGKFTLKEHLAGLRQNDQLLLMLVMSFLLINVFNIRGGGYMYFITYVLEGSTAYTSLFFTMVTFAAILGAVIVNLLSRRSDTVRLYYYTNLVLAVLAAGMWFLPGGPAHQTLWLVVILANGVILGFTLPLHFALMAFADDYGEWKTGVRSSGMNFAFNLFFIKLAWASSAGIISLVFIFVAYQPGAGNQTAASLQGITTMETLLPALFHLLLALAIRKCRLNNPMMGRIATDLRQRHAHA; this is encoded by the coding sequence ATGACTTCCACTCCGATTACACAGACAGAGATTGCCCGACAGGCCGTCAACGATCGCCTCTCGGTGCGAGAAAAAATCGGCTACGGCCTGGGCGACGCGGGCGGGACGGTGATCACCTGTCTGATCATGAATTTTCTTACCTTCTTCTATACCGATGTCTTTGGCTTAACCCCGGCGCTGGTCGGCACGCTGTTTATTGCCCTGCGCATTTTCGACGCCATATCCGACCCGGTGATGGGGATCATTGCCGACCGCACCCAAAGCCGCTGGGGACGTTTTCGCCCATGGCAGCTGTGGGTCGCCCTGCCGATTGGCGTGATCGGGGTACTGACCTTCACCGTGCCGGATGCCGGGATGGGGGTCAAAATCGCCTGGGCGTTCGGCACCTATCTGCTGCTCTCGGTGGGCTATACCGCCATCAACGTGCCGTATTGCGCGCTGATCAACACCATGACTACCCGTCACAGCGAAGTCCTCTCCTGCCAGTCCTGGCGTTTTGTCCTGTGCGGCGTGGCCGGTTTCCTGGTCTCGGTCGGCCTGCCGTGGCTGGTCTCTGCGCTCGGCCAGGGCGACACGGCCCGGGGGTATCAGCTTGGCGTGGGGGTGCTGTGCGCCATTGCGGTGGTGATGTTCCTGTGCTGCTTCTTCTGGGTACGCGAGCGTGTGCCGTTGGCGATGATGGGCAAATTCACCCTTAAGGAGCACCTCGCCGGCCTGCGTCAGAACGACCAGCTGCTGCTGATGCTGGTAATGTCCTTCCTGTTGATTAACGTCTTCAACATCCGTGGCGGCGGCTACATGTATTTCATCACCTACGTGCTGGAGGGCAGCACCGCCTACACCTCGCTGTTCTTCACCATGGTGACCTTTGCCGCCATTCTCGGGGCGGTGATCGTCAACCTGCTGTCGCGCCGCAGCGATACCGTCAGACTCTACTACTACACCAACCTGGTGCTGGCGGTACTGGCGGCGGGAATGTGGTTCCTGCCCGGCGGCCCGGCGCACCAGACCCTGTGGCTGGTGGTGATTCTGGCGAACGGGGTGATCCTCGGCTTTACCCTGCCGCTGCACTTCGCCTTGATGGCTTTTGCCGACGACTACGGCGAGTGGAAAACCGGGGTGCGTTCGTCCGGGATGAACTTCGCCTTTAACCTGTTTTTCATCAAGCTGGCCTGGGCCTCCAGCGCCGGGATCATCAGCCTGGTATTTATCTTTGTCGCCTATCAACCGGGGGCGGGAAACCAGACGGCCGCCTCGCTGCAGGGCATCACCACCATGGAGACCCTGCTGCCTGCCCTTTTCCACCTGCTGCTGGCGCTGGCGATCCGCAAGTGCCGACTCAATAACCCGATGATGGGGCGTATTGCCACCGACCTGCGCCAGCGTCACGCTCACGCCTGA
- a CDS encoding 4Fe-4S binding protein encodes MNPFIVADPAKCIGCRTCEVACVVSHQEDQNCAAVTASTFTSRIRVVKGGTFTTAVTCHQCEDAPCANVCPTQAIQQQLGVWRVDQARCIGCKSCMVACPFGAMQVTGSAEQVQALKCDRCAHREAGPACVAACPTHALSCVDPARLRAERLRYLA; translated from the coding sequence ATGAACCCCTTTATTGTTGCCGACCCGGCGAAATGTATTGGCTGTCGCACCTGCGAAGTGGCCTGCGTGGTGTCGCATCAGGAAGATCAGAATTGTGCGGCGGTGACGGCAAGCACCTTTACCTCCCGCATTCGGGTGGTAAAAGGCGGGACCTTTACCACGGCGGTCACCTGTCATCAGTGTGAAGACGCGCCCTGCGCCAACGTCTGTCCGACGCAGGCTATCCAGCAGCAGTTAGGGGTGTGGCGGGTGGATCAGGCGCGTTGTATCGGCTGTAAAAGCTGTATGGTCGCCTGTCCTTTCGGGGCGATGCAGGTGACGGGAAGTGCTGAGCAGGTTCAGGCCCTGAAGTGCGATCGCTGCGCGCATCGCGAAGCGGGACCGGCCTGTGTGGCGGCCTGTCCCACTCACGCGTTAAGCTGCGTCGATCCTGCCCGGTTACGCGCCGAACGGCTGCGATATCTGGCTTAA
- a CDS encoding glycoside hydrolase family 127 protein — protein sequence MSIMEPDLHKLKISDPFLGQYQQLVRDVVIPYQWDALNDRITEAEPSHAIANFRIAAGQQSGEFYGMVFQDSDVAKWLEAVAWSLCQKPDPELEKTADEVIDLVAAAQCEDGYLNTYFTVKAPNERWTNLAECHELYCAGHMIEAGVAYFQGTGKRRLLEVVCKLADHIDRVFGPGEQQLHGYPGHPEIELALMRLFDVTQEPRYLALVKYFVEQRGTQPHFYDIEYEKRGKTSYWNTYGPAWMVQDKAYSQAHQPLAEQQTAIGHAVRFVYLMTGVAHLARLSQDESKRQDCLRLWNNMAQRQLYITGGIGSQSSGEAFSSDYDLPNDTVYAESCASIGLMMFARRMLEMEANSQYADVMERALYNTVLGGMALDGKHFFYVNPLEVHPKTLKFNHIYDHVKPVRQRWFGCACCPPNIARVLTSIGHYIYTVREDALFINLYIGNSMAFPVGEQELQVRISGNYPWQEQVNIEITSPVAIDHTLALRLPDWCANPQLTLNGEAVTGEVRQGYLYLTRRWQEGDRLQLTLPMPVRRVYGNPQVRQQAGKVAIQRGPLVYCLEEADNGAGLHNLTLPADSEFTLIEGKGIFAHKMLIQTQGYARHTANAEQQPLWQYDRAPTTQQAQTLTFIPWFSWANRGEGEMRIWVDEA from the coding sequence ATGTCTATAATGGAACCCGACCTGCACAAACTGAAAATCAGCGACCCGTTTCTGGGCCAGTATCAACAGCTGGTGCGGGATGTGGTTATCCCCTACCAGTGGGATGCCCTGAACGATCGCATCACCGAGGCCGAACCGAGCCATGCGATCGCCAACTTCCGCATTGCCGCAGGCCAGCAGAGCGGCGAATTTTACGGGATGGTCTTTCAGGACAGCGACGTGGCGAAATGGCTGGAGGCGGTCGCCTGGTCGCTGTGCCAGAAACCCGACCCGGAGCTGGAAAAGACCGCCGACGAGGTGATCGACCTGGTGGCCGCCGCGCAGTGCGAGGATGGTTATCTGAATACGTACTTCACGGTAAAAGCCCCCAACGAGCGCTGGACAAACCTGGCGGAGTGCCATGAGCTCTACTGCGCCGGGCACATGATTGAAGCGGGTGTGGCTTACTTCCAGGGCACCGGCAAGCGCCGTCTGCTGGAGGTAGTCTGCAAGCTGGCCGACCATATCGACCGCGTCTTTGGTCCAGGCGAGCAGCAGCTGCACGGCTATCCCGGCCACCCGGAGATCGAACTGGCCCTGATGCGCCTGTTTGATGTCACCCAGGAGCCGCGCTATCTGGCGCTGGTGAAATATTTCGTCGAGCAGCGCGGGACCCAGCCGCACTTCTACGATATCGAATATGAAAAGCGCGGCAAAACGTCGTACTGGAACACCTACGGCCCGGCGTGGATGGTGCAGGACAAAGCCTACAGCCAGGCGCACCAACCGCTGGCCGAACAGCAGACGGCCATCGGCCATGCGGTGCGCTTCGTCTATCTGATGACCGGCGTCGCCCACCTGGCCCGCCTGAGCCAGGATGAAAGCAAGCGTCAGGACTGCCTGCGGCTGTGGAACAACATGGCCCAGCGCCAGCTGTATATCACCGGCGGGATTGGCTCCCAGAGCAGCGGCGAAGCCTTCAGCAGCGATTACGATCTGCCGAACGATACCGTCTATGCCGAGAGCTGCGCCTCAATCGGCCTGATGATGTTCGCCCGACGGATGCTGGAGATGGAGGCCAACAGCCAGTACGCCGACGTAATGGAGCGGGCGCTGTACAACACCGTGCTCGGCGGTATGGCGCTGGACGGGAAGCACTTCTTCTACGTCAACCCGCTGGAGGTGCATCCGAAAACGCTGAAGTTTAACCATATCTACGATCACGTGAAGCCGGTTCGCCAGCGCTGGTTTGGCTGCGCCTGCTGCCCGCCGAACATCGCCCGGGTACTGACCTCAATCGGCCACTATATCTATACCGTCCGCGAAGATGCGCTCTTTATTAACCTCTATATCGGCAACAGCATGGCCTTCCCGGTGGGCGAACAGGAGTTGCAGGTGCGGATCAGCGGCAACTACCCGTGGCAGGAGCAGGTCAACATCGAGATCACCTCTCCGGTAGCGATCGACCATACCCTGGCCCTGCGTCTGCCGGACTGGTGCGCCAACCCACAGCTGACGCTGAACGGCGAAGCGGTCACCGGCGAGGTGCGCCAGGGTTATCTCTACCTGACCCGCCGCTGGCAGGAGGGCGACAGACTGCAGTTAACCCTGCCGATGCCGGTCCGTCGGGTTTACGGTAATCCGCAGGTGCGCCAGCAGGCAGGGAAAGTGGCGATTCAGCGCGGGCCGCTGGTCTACTGTCTCGAAGAGGCGGATAACGGCGCCGGGTTGCATAACCTCACTCTGCCTGCCGACAGCGAATTTACGCTCATTGAAGGCAAAGGGATTTTTGCCCACAAGATGCTGATCCAGACCCAGGGGTATGCCCGTCACACCGCAAATGCAGAACAGCAGCCGCTGTGGCAGTACGATCGCGCCCCGACCACGCAGCAGGCGCAGACCCTGACCTTTATTCCGTGGTTTAGCTGGGCGAACCGCGGCGAGGGGGAGATGCGGATCTGGGTGGATGAGGCGTAA
- a CDS encoding helix-turn-helix domain-containing protein: MLELSIALPIRVQNGGYFISRGVGRHPARRLDSWEVIFVEKGTLTIQEEGTGFEVHAGESLLLWPHRRHKGIEDFPADLRFYWLHFEVDEQSSPSAWSTLLSVQQHGKSGDPQAMVALFRQFLTEQEKLQRSPALEFILLLILQQLSRAASQELPSDEAGVNLAWKARQLIGTQFHLPLSTSTLAKELHCNADYLGRVFRRVFNLTLTEAIHRQRVRAAEKLLLNDAVSLKEVAVRCGFNDAGYFRQIFRKHTGLTPGVWKRRYCKEHINSA; the protein is encoded by the coding sequence ATGCTCGAATTATCCATAGCACTTCCGATCAGGGTTCAGAATGGTGGGTATTTCATCTCCCGGGGCGTGGGACGACATCCGGCGCGCAGGCTCGATTCCTGGGAGGTGATTTTTGTCGAAAAGGGGACATTAACGATCCAGGAGGAGGGAACCGGTTTCGAGGTACATGCCGGAGAGAGCCTGCTGCTCTGGCCGCATCGTCGGCATAAGGGCATCGAGGATTTTCCCGCCGATTTACGCTTTTACTGGCTGCATTTTGAGGTCGACGAGCAGAGTTCGCCTTCCGCCTGGAGCACGTTACTGTCGGTGCAGCAGCACGGAAAAAGCGGCGATCCGCAGGCGATGGTTGCCCTGTTCCGCCAGTTTCTGACCGAGCAGGAGAAGCTTCAGCGCAGCCCGGCGCTGGAATTTATTCTGCTGCTGATCCTGCAACAGCTCTCCCGGGCGGCCAGTCAGGAACTGCCGTCGGATGAGGCGGGAGTGAATCTGGCGTGGAAGGCGCGGCAGCTGATCGGCACCCAGTTTCACCTGCCGCTCTCCACCTCTACGCTTGCCAAAGAGCTGCACTGCAATGCGGACTATCTGGGGCGGGTGTTCCGGCGGGTCTTCAATCTCACCCTGACCGAGGCGATCCACCGCCAGCGCGTGCGGGCGGCGGAAAAGCTGCTGCTCAACGATGCTGTCTCGCTGAAAGAGGTGGCGGTGCGGTGCGGGTTTAACGACGCGGGCTACTTCCGGCAGATCTTTCGCAAGCATACGGGGTTAACGCCCGGCGTATGGAAACGCCGGTATTGCAAAGAGCATATCAACTCCGCCTGA
- a CDS encoding LysR family transcriptional regulator — MNKLQIKPRELKIISVIAATHSIGDAAALLGMAQANVSKYLADFETRVGLKVFERTTRHLALTQFGESLLPFIESSLEKNEQLINFIADYKHEKRGRVTIYGPTGIVTYLARHVVHEIDNIGDIRISLKTYNLDKNEFFEGVTFPDDCDILITYAQPKDENLVASTLTKYSVTAFATPEYIKQHPISHPDELINHSCILIDSMIIDDANIWRFRVNNSEQVLDYKVTGNYICDNTQTALELARNHLGIVFAPKESLLREIEQGSMVPCFTHQEEWWLDLVAIFRKRDYQPWRVQFVLDGVLNTLRKQIGQAALGRPALDNQNRPNGLSE; from the coding sequence ATGAACAAGCTGCAAATCAAACCACGAGAATTAAAAATTATTTCTGTTATTGCCGCGACCCACAGCATTGGCGATGCGGCTGCATTGCTGGGGATGGCCCAGGCTAACGTCAGTAAATATCTCGCTGATTTCGAAACCCGCGTCGGGCTGAAGGTTTTTGAGCGCACGACGCGCCATCTGGCGCTGACCCAGTTTGGCGAATCGCTGCTGCCGTTCATCGAGTCATCGCTGGAAAAAAACGAACAACTCATTAATTTTATTGCTGATTACAAGCACGAAAAACGCGGCAGGGTCACTATTTATGGCCCGACCGGGATCGTCACTTATCTTGCCCGTCACGTAGTGCATGAGATCGACAATATTGGCGATATTCGTATTAGCCTGAAAACCTACAACCTGGATAAAAATGAGTTTTTCGAAGGGGTCACGTTTCCCGATGACTGCGATATTTTAATTACCTACGCCCAACCGAAAGATGAAAATCTGGTGGCCAGCACCTTAACGAAATATTCAGTGACCGCTTTCGCTACCCCGGAATATATTAAACAGCACCCTATTAGTCATCCTGATGAGCTTATTAACCACTCCTGTATACTTATCGACTCAATGATAATCGACGATGCTAACATCTGGCGTTTTCGCGTGAATAATAGCGAGCAGGTGCTCGATTATAAAGTCACGGGTAACTATATTTGCGACAACACCCAGACGGCGCTGGAGCTGGCCCGCAATCATCTGGGGATCGTCTTTGCGCCAAAAGAGAGTCTGCTCCGGGAGATAGAGCAGGGCTCAATGGTGCCCTGCTTCACCCATCAGGAGGAGTGGTGGCTGGATCTGGTGGCGATCTTCCGCAAACGTGACTATCAGCCGTGGCGGGTGCAGTTTGTACTGGATGGGGTGCTGAATACCCTGCGCAAACAGATTGGGCAGGCCGCGCTGGGGCGGCCTGCCCTGGACAATCAGAACAGGCCCAACGGTTTATCGGAGTAG